Proteins found in one Sorghum bicolor cultivar BTx623 chromosome 1, Sorghum_bicolor_NCBIv3, whole genome shotgun sequence genomic segment:
- the LOC8080435 gene encoding uncharacterized protein LOC8080435, translating into MSSKIGSSFVSSLICRRSYGVYATAVNVQHASAAAAVAATPMAKTDVVAAAADASRAKQDDKFWMRDPKTGCWIPENRFQEVDVVDLRNRLICHK; encoded by the exons ATGTCATCGAAGATTGGCAGCAGCTTCGTGTCCAGCCTCATCTG CCGGCGGAGCTACGGCGTCTACGCGACGGCGGTGAATGTTCAACATGCCTCCGCCGCTGCTGCAGTGGCGGCGACGCCGATGGCGAAAACGGACGTCGTCGCAGCAGCAGCGGATGCGTCGAGGGCGAAGCAGGACGACAAGTTCTGGATGAGAGACCCCAAGACGGGGTGCTGGATCCCCGAGAACCGGTTCCAAGAGGTGGACGTCGTCGACCTCCGTAACCGGCTCATCTGCCACAAGTGA
- the LOC8077078 gene encoding sucrose synthase 2, producing MGEAAGDRVLSRLHSVRERIGDSLSAHPNELVAVFTRLKNLGKGMLQPHQIIAEYNSAIPEAEREKLKDGAFEDVLRAAQEAIVIPPWVALAIRPRPGVWEYVRVNVSELAVEELRVPEYLQFKEQLVEEGPNNNFVLELDFEPFNASFPRPSLSKSIGNGVQFLNRHLSSKLFHDKESMYPLLNFLRAHNYKGMTMMLNDRIRSLSALQGALRKAEEHLSTLQADTPYSEFHHRFQELGLEKGWGDCAKRAQETIHLLLDLLEAPDPSTLEKFLGTIPMVFNVVILSPHGYFAQANVLGYPDTGGQVVYILDQVRAMENEMLLRIKQCGLDITPKILIVTRLLPDATGTTCGQRLEKVLGTEHCHILRVPFRTENGIVRKWISRFEVWPYLETYTDDVAHEIAGELQANPDLIIGNYSDGNLVACLLAHKMGVTHCTIAHALEKTKYPNSDLYWKKFEDHYHFSCQFTTDLIAMNHADFIITSTFQEIAGNKDTVGQYESHMAFTMPGLYRVVHGIDVFDPKFNIVSPGADLSIYFPYTESHKRLTSLHPEIEELLYSQTENTEHKFVLNDRNKPIIFSMARLDRVKNLTGLVELYGRNKRLQELVNLVVVCGDHGNPSKDKEEQAEFKKMFDLIEQYNLNGHIRWISAQMNRVRNGELYRYICDTKGAFVQPAFYEAFGLTVVEAMTCGLPTFATAYGGPAEIIVHGVSGFHIDPYQGDKASALLVDFFEKCQTDSSHWNKISQGGLQRIEEKYTWKLYSERLMTLTGVYGFWKYVSNLERRETRRYLEMLYALKYRTMASTVPLAVEGEPSSK from the exons ATGGGGGAAGCTGCCGGTGACCGTGTTCTGAGCCGCCTCCACAGCGTCAGGGAGCGCATTGGCGATTCACTCTCTGCCCACCCCAATGAGCTTGTCGCCGTCTTCACCAG GCTGAAAAACCTTGGAAAGGGTATGCTGCAGCCCCACCAGATCATTGCCGAGTACAACAGTGCTATCCCTGAGGCTGAACGTGAGAAGCTGAAGGATGGTGCCTTTGAGGATGTCCTGAGGGCAGCTCAG GAAGCAATTGTTATCCCCCCATGGGTTGCACTTGCCATCCGCCCTAGGCCTGGTGTCTGGGAGTATGTGAGGGTCAACGTCAGCGAGCTCGCTGTTGAGGAGCTGAGAGTCCCTGAGTACCTGCAGTTCAAGGAACAGCTTGTGGAAGAAGG CCCCAACAACAACTTTGTTCTTGAGCTGGACTTTGAGCCATTCAATGCGTCCTTCCCCCGTCCTTCTCTGTCAAAGTCCATTGGCAATGGTGTGCAGTTCCTCAACAGGCACCTGTCATCAAAGCTCTTCCATGACAAGGAGAGCATGTACCCCTTGCTCAACTTCCTTCGTGCCCACAACTACAAGGGGATG ACCATGATGTTGAACGACAGAATCCGCAGTCTCAGTGCTCTGCAAGGCGCTCTGAGGAAGGCTGAGGAGCACCTGTCCACCCTCCAAGCTGATACCCCATACTCTGAATTTCACCACAG GTTCCAGGAACTTGGTCTGGAGAAGGGTTGGGGTGACTGCGCTAAGCGCGCACAGGAGACTATTCACCTCCTCTTGGACCTTCTTGAGGCCCCAGATCCGTCCACCCTGGAGAAGTTCCTTGGAACGATCCCCATGGTGTTCAATGTTGTTATCCTCTCCCCTCATGGTTACTTTGCTCAAGCTAATGTCTTGGGTTACCCTGACACCGGAGGCCAG GTTGTGTACATTTTGGACCAAGTCCGTGCTATGGAGAATGAAATGCTGCTGAGGATCAAGCAGTGTGGTCTTGACATCACACCAAAGATCCTTATT GTTACCAGGTTGCTTCCTGATGCAACTGGCACCACCTGTGGTCAGCGTCTTGAGAAGGTCCTTGGCACTGAGCACTGCCATATCCTTCGTGTGCCATTCAGAACAGAAAATGGAATTGTTCGCAAGTGGATCTCGCGTTTTGAAGTCTGGCCTTACCTGGAGACTTACACTGAT GATGTGGCACATGAGATTGCTGGAGAGCTTCAGGCCAATCCTGACCTGATCATCGGAAACTACAGTGATGGAAACCTTGTCGCATGTTTGCTCGCGCACAAGATGGGTGTTACTCAC TGTACCATTGCCCACGCCCTTGAGAAAACTAAGTACCCTAACTCTGACCTCTACTGGAAGAAGTTTGAGGACCACTACCACTTCTCGTGCCAGTTCACCACTGACTTGATTGCTATGAACCATGCTGACTTCATTATCACCAGTACCTTCCAAGAGATTGCTGGAAA CAAGGACACCGTCGGTCAGTACGAGTCACACATGGCATTCACAATGCCTGGTCTGTACCGCGTTGTCCACGGTATTGATGTGTTTGACCCTAAGTTCAACATCGTGTCTCCTGGTGCGGACTTGTCCATCTACTTCCCATACACCGAGTCACACAAGAGGTTGACCTCCCTCCACCCGGAGATTGAGGAGCTCCTGTACAGCCAAACCGAGAACACCGAGCACAA GTTTGTGCTGAACGACAGGAACAAGCCAATCATCTTCTCCATGGCTCGTCTTGACCGCGTCAAGAACTTGACTGGTCTGGTGGAGCTTTATGGCCGGAACAAGCGCCTGCAGGAGCTGGTGAACCTCGTGGTTGTGTGCGGTGACCACGGCAACCCGTCCAAGGACAAGGAGGAGCAGGCCGAGTTCAAGAAGATGTTTGACCTCATCGAGCAGTACAACCTGAACGGGCACATCCGCTGGATCTCCGCCCAGATGAACCGTGTCCGCAACGGTGAGCTGTACCGCTACATTTGCGACACCAAGGGTGCCTTCGTGCAG CCTGCTTTCTACGAGGCGTTCGGGCTGACGGTGGTTGAGGCCATGACCTGTGGCCTGCCCACGTTCGCCACCGCCTATGGTGGTCCGGCTGAGATCATCGTGCACGGCGTGTCTGGCTTCCACATTGACCCGTACCAGGGCGACAAGGCGTCGGCGCTGCTCGTGGACTTCTTTGAGAAGTGCCAGACGGATTCGAGCCACTGGAACAAAATCTCCCAGGGCGGGCTCCAGCGTATCGAGGAGAA ATACACCTGGAAGCTGTACTCGGAGAGGCTGATGACCCTGACGGGCGTGTATGGTTTCTGGAAGTACGTGTCCAACCTGGAGAGGCGCGAGACCCGGCGGTACCTGGAGATGCTGTACGCGCTCAAGTACCGCACCATGGCCAGCACCGTGCCGTTGGCCGTGGAGGGAGAGCCCTCCAGCAAGtga